In Helianthus annuus cultivar XRQ/B chromosome 3, HanXRQr2.0-SUNRISE, whole genome shotgun sequence, a single window of DNA contains:
- the LOC110930464 gene encoding uncharacterized protein LOC110930464 gives MGLISQKIERSELKDGDHIYNWRMPGYTHHGIYVGEGKIIHFVNPKRKAGDGNLLTKFIGSSSTSGTGGEQEEKTPCSKSFCKLEKVAGSGVKLSCIDCFIKKGSLHRFEYKASRTFLLAKMVGGTCTTAESDPPEEVIHRANYLHENGYGKYDLINNNCEDFALYCKTGLWSTDKWYQGRSGQANMIHPTSQDKKDKDLGESVHRYATAIPRSFSKRQNKDLGLREDVVKVPVEELASFCASLLLK, from the exons ATGGGACTAATATCCCAGAAAATCGAAAGATCCGAGCTCAAAGATGGAGACCACATATATAATTGGAGGATGCCAGGATACACTCACCATG GCATCTACGTAGGGGAAGGCAAAATTATTCATTTTGTGAACCCTAAAAGGAAGGCTGGGGATGGTAACCTATTAACAAAATTTATAGGATCTTCATCCACTAGCGGTACTGGTGGTGAACAAGAAGAAAAGACACCTTGTTCGAAGTCGTTTTGTAAGTTGGAGAAAGTGGCAGGAAGTGGAGTAAAATTGTCTTGCATAGATTGCTTCATTAAAAAGGGGTCATTACACCGATTCGAATACAAAGCAAGTCGTACGTTTCTTCTAGCGAAAATGGTTGGTGGAACATGCACCACGGCCGAATCTGATCCGCCTGAAGAGGTGATTCATAGGGCTAATTATTTGCATGAAAATGGGTATGGGAAgtatgatttaattaataataattgtGAAGATTTCGCGCTTTATTGTAAAACTGGTCTATGGAGCACGGATAAATGGTATCAAGGGAGGAGTGGTCAAGCGAATATGATTCATCCAACAAGTCAGGATAAAAAAGATAAAGATTTGGGGGAGAGTGTGCATCGATATGCGACTGCTATTCCAAGATCATTCTCAAAGCGACAGAATAAAGACTTGGGTCTTCGTGAGGATGTTGTGAAGGTGCCTGTAGAGGAGTTAGCGTCTTTTTGTGCTTCTTTGCTTTTAAAGTAA